ACTTATATTACTCCAAATTCCACTTGTTTTTCTAAGCTTTTCATAAGCTTTCAGCAAGCTGGAATTTTTTATTTCTGACAAATTAGGATCTTCTTGAAGTATGTTTATAGCAGCTTTACGCGCTACATGTAATATTGGACTATCTTTAACAACATCTGCTATTTTAAGATTTAATACTCCACTTTGTTGTGTTCCCATAATATTTCCAGGGCCACGAAGTTTTAAATCCACTTCAGCAATTTTAAATCCATCTGTAGTTTCTACCATCGTTTGTAATCGAGTTTTCCCATCAGAAGACAATTTATAGCTCGATAATAAAATACAGTAACTTTGTTCAGCTCCACGTCCTACTCTACCTCGCAATTGATGCAACTGACTTAATCCAAAACGTTCAGCACTTTCTATAACCATTACAGAGGCATTTGGTACATTTACTCCTACCTCAATAACCGTAGTAGCTACCATAATTTGAGTATCTCCTTTGGCAAAACGTTCCATTTCATAGTCTTTATCAGCAGGTTTCATTTGACCATGAACAATACTAATTTGATATTTAGGAGAAGGAAATTCTCTAGAAATACTTTCATATCCATCCATTAAGTCTTTGTAATCCATCGCTTCAGATTCTTGGATTAAAGGATATACCACATAAGCTTGTCTCCCTTTAGCAATTTCATCTTTCAAGAACTTAAAAACACCCAAACGATTACTATCATAACGGTGTACAGTTTTAATTTCTTTACGTCCAGGAGGCAATTCATCAATTACGGAAATATCTAAATCACCATACACAGACATAGCCAATGTTCTTGGTATAGGTGTCGCAGTCATCACCAAAATATGAGGAGGAATAGCTCTTCCATCAGATGAACTTTTTTCCCACAACTTTCTTCTCTGTGCTACTCCAAAACGATGTTGCTCATCAATAATAGCAATCCCTAGATTTTCAAACTGTACTTTTTCTTCTAAAATAGCGTGAGTGCCAATCAAAATATGCAAAGAACCATCTAGTAAGCTTTCATGAATTTCTCTACGTTTTTTTGTTTTGGTAGATCCTGTTAATAATTCAACTTTAATATCGGTTTTCTCTAATAATTCTATTATCCCATTATAGTGCTGTGTTGCAAGTATCTCTGTCGGTGCCATTATTGTGGCTTGGTAGCCATTATCAATGGCTAACAACATAGTTAATAATGCTACAATCGTTTTCCCAGAACCTACATCACCTTGTAATAATCGATTCATATGTGCTCCAGAGCCTACATCTTTACGAATTTCTTTCAATACTCGTTTTTGAGCTCCCGTTAAGTCAAAAGGTAAATGATTGTTGTAAAAATCGGTAAACTCCTCTCCTACCTGTTCAAAAACAAATCCTTTTAGTTTTGATTTTCGTATGAGTTTTTTCTGTAGTAATTGTAACTGAATAAAGAATAATTCTTCAAACTTCAATCGATATTGCGCTTTGGCTAATAATTCTTGATTCTTAGGAAAGTGAATATTTAATAACGATTCTTTTTTACCTAAGAATTGATGTTCTTCAATAAAATAAGCCGGAAAAGTTTCTTCTATTTCATTATACGCTTGTTGAAACAAGTTTTGAATCATCGTACGCATAACCTTGTTACTTATTCCTTTCGTACTTAATTTTTCAGTAGAAGGATATACCGGTTGCATAGCCATTTGTAGCTTACTTTTGTATTCTTTTACTGTCTCCATTTCTGGGTGTGGCATATTAGGAATACCATTATACCAATTTAACTTCCCATAAATAACGTACGGAACGTTTACTTTTAAACTATCTTTAATCCATTTTACACCTTTAAACCAAACTAACTCCATAGTACCTGTAGCATCTGAAAAAGTAGCCACTAACCTACTTCCTCTTTTTTGCTTTACGGTTTTTACGCCCGTAATCTTACCTACTATTTGTACTTCAGCAGAGTTTTGTTGCAACTGATTAATCGTATAAAACTGTGTTTTATCAATATACCTAAACGGAAAAAGATGCAACAGGTCATTACAAGTCTTAATACCTAACTCGGTAAATAGTAACTCTGCTCTGGCAACACTAATTCCTTTTATATATGTTACGGGGTGGTTTAAATTCATTAAGAACGAAAATACAAAAAGCCATTAAAATCAACTATCTTTGCACTCTTAAATTCATCAAATGAGATTACATAGAAATTTAGTTTTCGCGGTTATTGATAGCTTACGCGATATTTTTAATGAAGATGTGTATGCAGACAAAGCTGTTGAAAAAGCTTTAAAGAGAGATAAACGCTGGGGAGCACGTGATAGAAAGTTTGTTGCTGAAACTATTTATGATGTGGTTCGTTGGAAACGATTATATGCAGAAATAGCAAATGTAAAAGCACCGTATTCTCGTCCTGATTTATGGCGATTATTTGCTGTTTGGTGTGTACTAAAAGGAATTCAGTTACCTGATTGGAATCAAATTGAACCTACCCCTACTAGAAGAATTAAAGGTAAGTTTGATGAGCTATTAAAAACAAGAAAATTTAGAGAGTCTATTCCTGACTGGATTGATGAAGTAGGTGTACAAGAATTAGGTGAAGAGGTTTGGACCAAAGAAATAGCTGCTTTAAACAAACAAGCAGAAGTTATCTTACGTACAAATACTTTAAATACAACCAAAGCTCATTTACAAAAACAGTTAGCTTCTGAAGGAATTGACACTGAATTTATCAAAGGATATGATGATGCTTTAAAATTAGTAGAAAGGGCGAATGTTTTTAAAACAGAAGCCTTTAAAAAAGGTTTTTTTGAAGTTCAAGATGCTTCGTCACAATTAGTAGCTGCTTATTTAGATGTAGAACCAGGCATGAAGGTAGTAGACACTTGTGCTGGTGCTGGTGGAAAGACATTACACTTGGCTTCTTTAATGAAAAATAAAGGACAAGTTATAGCAATGGATATTTACGAGAGTAAATTGAAAAAGCTAAAAGTACGTGCTAGAAGAAACGGGGTTCACAATATTGATACTCGTGTAATTGATTCAACCAAAGTAATTAAAAAATTACAAGGAAAAGCTGATAGGGTATTGATTGATGCTCCATGTTCTGGTTTGGGAGTAATTAGAAGAAACCCTGATAGTAAGTGGAAATTACAACCTGAGTTTTTAGATAAAATTCGTGGTACACAACAAGAAGTATTACAACAATACTCTAAAATGGTAAAGCCAGGTGGGAAAATGGTATATGCCACTTGCTCAGTATTACCTTCAGAAAATCAACAACAAGTTGAGTTCTTTTTAGCTTCTGATGCAGGAAAAGATTTTAAATTTGTAAAAGACGAAAAAGTACTATCGCATAAATCTGGTTACGACGGATTTTATATGGCCTTACTAGAAAGAAAGTAAGCTGTAAAAATAAAATATATTAAAAAAGGCTCGGGATAATATCTCGAGCCTTTCCTTTCAATCAACTATTAAAAACTAACTAATCACTAAACATTACTTGTTAAGTAATTATATGTTTATATGACGACTATTTTCTTGTGTCGTTACACTAATTACTAGTCTTTAACATTATTTTATGAAAGCCTACTATTTACAAGCTAATCACTTTCTTTTTTACTTGTACACTACCCTTTGATTTACAGTCTGTTTTGGATTTTGAGTTATTTATAACTACATTTAACAGTAACTAACTAAAAAACTATATTTTATGACAGATTCAAACAAACCCACCACACTTTTTTGGATTATTGGTATTGCAGCCTTAGTTTGGAATGGACTAGGTGTTATGTCTTATATTGGTCAAGCTTACATGACAGATGAAGTCAGAGCTGCTTTACCTGAAGCAGAAAGAGCTTTATATGAAAATGTTCCTACTTGGGTTACCGCTGCTTTTGCTATAGCCGTTTTTGGAGGATTACTTGGTAGTGCTTTTTTATTAATGAGAAAAAAGTTAGCAAGACCAATGTTTTTACTTTCGCTAATTGCTATCGTAGTTCAAATGTCATATAACTTGTTTATGAGTAGAGCAGCTGAAGTATACGGACCTGGAAGCATTATAATGCCTATAATGGTAATTGTTATAGGTGTGTTTTTGTTGATGTATACTAAAAAGACAATAGCGAAAGGCTGGTTATCATAGTACTAAGATAATACAACAATTTAAAAGCTGTCTTGAAAAAGGCAGCTTTATTTTATTCAAATAGAACAAAAATAAATTCGGCAACACAGGCTGGTTTTTCTTGTCCCTTTATTTCTATCGTACAATCAAAAGTTAACTTTTTACCGTTTTGAAAGTCTTCTATTAGCTTAACAGAACTAATTAAACGTAATTCACTATTTACAGGCACAGGATTAGGAAAACGAACTTTATTCAATCCGTAATTTAACCCCATAGTTACACTTTTTACTTCAAATTGTTTAGATATTAGTTCTGACAGCATAGAAACAGACATGAATCCGTGTGCAATTGTTGTTTTTGTTGGAGAATATTTAGCCGCTTTTGCTGTGTCAATATGAATCCACTGTTTATCTAATGTAGCATTGGCAAAATCATTAATCATTTGTTGAGTTACAGTATACCACTCTCCTACCGGTAACTGTTTTCCTTCTATATTAGAAAGTTCATTTAAATTTTCAAAAACTAATTTTTTCATATCCTTTATTTACCAAATACATCTTTTTTTATTCGAGGAAGCTCCAATTTATATTGTACAGCAATTGTTCTTACAAGAATAATTATTCCTGCAGAAATAACAAAGAGTATATCTTCATTGATATTTAAAGGATATAAAAGTAGATAAACAATTCCTCCTGCTAAACAGGCTGACGCATATATTTCTCTATGAAAAATTAACGGAATTTCATTTGTTAGCACATCCCTAATTACACCTCCCATTACTGCGGAAGACATTCCCATTACCAAGGCTACAAACGGATGTAAATTAAAGTTTATTCCTTTTTGAACACCTAATAACGTAAACACACTTATACCAATAGTATCAAACAAAAACATGGTTCTTCTTAACGGTGCTATTTTACTTCGAAATAAAAAGGTTGCTGCAACAGCTATTAATATTGTCCAGATATAGTTAATATCCCCAATCCAATTTATAGGGTGTGCGTTAATAAGTACATCTCTTGTCATTCCGCCTCCTACGGCAGTAACAAAAGCTATGATAATGACTCCAAAAACATCAAACTTTTTTCTAATAGCAACCAATGCTCCACTAATAGCAAAGGCAAAAGTTCCAGCAATGTCTATGGCGTAAATTACATCCATTTATATTGATATTTCAGAAAATTGTATTTGTAATGTTCTTTCTATTTCAGCTAAACGACTTCTTTCATTTTGAAGAATCAATGCTAAAGAAATTCCTCTTTTCCCTGCTCTAGCAGTTCTACCACTTCGGTGTGTATAGTACTCTAGTTGTTCTGGTAATTGGTGATGAATAACAAAAGCTAAGTTTTGAACATCAATTCCCCTAGCTGAAACATCTGTTGACACTAATACTTGAAGATTACCGTTTTTAAAAGCACGCATTACTTTATCACGCTCTTTTTGTTGCATATCTCCTTCTAAAGCTTCTACTGAAAACCCATCTTGTTGTAATTCTTTTGTTAGTTTTTGAGCTCCTGCTTTGGTTCTTGAGAAAATGATTCCTCTTTCAGCATGTCTTTTTTCCAAAAACTTAATAATAACATCGGTTTTTTCAGGAATCGTAGTTGTTACAAACTGATGCGTAATGTTGGCATTCACCAATACATTTTTGTTTACTTCAACTTGTTTTGCTGAAGCATTCATGTATTTTTTTATAATACTTCTAATTTCATCTGGCATTGTTGCCGAAAACAACCATGTTTTACGAGTACCAGAAGTATATTTTAAAATACGATTTAATTCTAATTTAAACCCCATACTAAGCATTTCATCTGCTTCATCAAGTACTAAGGTTTTGATATTTTTTAAATCTACATCGCCCCTTTCTATTAAATCAATCAAACGTCCTGGAGTTGCTACAATAATATGCGTGGTTCTTTTTAAATTGTTGATTTGACGTTCAATCTTTTCACCACCGTAAACAGCTTCTACAAAAATTTTATCATTAACATATTTTGTAAACTTAAATAGTTGTTTCTTTATCTGTTGTACCAATTCTCTTGTAGGTGATAAAATTAACGCTTGTACATTGTCTTTTGAAGCATCTATTTTATGTAAAATAGGCAAGCCATAAGCAGCAGTTTTCCCTGTACCTGTTTGTGCTAATCCTATAAAATCTGAATTATTTTCAAGTAAATAAGGTATAGTTTCTTGTTGTACTTCAGTAGGAGTTGTTATTCCTAACTCTTTCAATCCCTTAACATATTCTTTTCGTACTCCTAATGCGGTAAATGTTGTCATTCTATAAATTTATAAGTGCAAAGATATTGTTTCTTTTACGGTAACAATAAGTTTGTTACCTCTTTCGTAATTCTTTTAGGTTTTTTTGTGTTAGCATCTAACAAACAAAATGTAGTTTGAGATTTTACTAATAAAGTTTCTCCTCTATACATTTCAAAATGACGTATGGATCTTATCCCTTCTGTTTTTCCAACCCAAGTCCTAAGTGTTACTTCATCTCCTAATACGGCTTGATTTTTATAATCAACTTCATGTCTAATAACAAACCACACATAATCGATGTTCTTTACATTTTTAGAAAGTTCTTTCCAATGAGCATCTGAAATGTTTTGCATCCATTGTACATACACCACATTGTTTACATGGTTGTATTCATCTATTTCTTCTGAAGTTACAATATGTTTTTGTTCAAATAAATTCATAAGACAAACTTACAGGATTGATGTTAATTATTACTTAAATCTAACCTTGTTTTTATTTTTGATGGATAATTCGTGTTAATTTAGTCAGCATGAATACAATCGCCAACGACCTAGGTACAAAAAGTATTAGTCAACTTATTTTAAAACAAGCTATCCCTGCTTCTATTGGAATTTTAGTAATGTCGATTAATATGATTGTTGATACCATTTTTGTGGGAAGATGGATTGGCGTACTCGCTATTGCTGCAATTACTGTGGTATTACCTATTGCTTTTTTAATTTCTTCTATTGGTATGGGAGTTGGAATTGGAGGAAGTTCTATAATTTCTAGAGCCTTAGGAGCTAATAAAGAAAATAAAGCCTTTGAAGTTTTTGGGAATCAAATTTCATTAACCATCGCGTTATCTGTTTTATTTGTGCTTGTAGGAACATTTTTCAGCACACCTATTTTAAGGCTTTTTGGAGCCAATGGAAACATTATAGTACCTGCTACTGAGTATTTCGATGTAATTGTTTGGGGTGTCCCGTTTTTGGCTTTTGCTATGATGGGTAATCCTGTTGTTAGAGCAGTTGGCAAACCTAATTATGCGATGCTTACCATGCTCTTCCCTGCCATAGCTAATATTTTTTTAGATGTGGTTTTTATTAAATTCATGAATTTAGGAATGTACGGTGCAGGTTTGGCTACCTCTATTTCGTATGCAGTTAGTGGAATATTTATTCTTTGGTTTTTTATTTCAAAAAAGACTGAATTAAAAATAATTCCCAA
The nucleotide sequence above comes from Tenacibaculum singaporense. Encoded proteins:
- a CDS encoding MaoC family dehydratase → MKKLVFENLNELSNIEGKQLPVGEWYTVTQQMINDFANATLDKQWIHIDTAKAAKYSPTKTTIAHGFMSVSMLSELISKQFEVKSVTMGLNYGLNKVRFPNPVPVNSELRLISSVKLIEDFQNGKKLTFDCTIEIKGQEKPACVAEFIFVLFE
- a CDS encoding DEAD/DEAH box helicase, whose amino-acid sequence is MTTFTALGVRKEYVKGLKELGITTPTEVQQETIPYLLENNSDFIGLAQTGTGKTAAYGLPILHKIDASKDNVQALILSPTRELVQQIKKQLFKFTKYVNDKIFVEAVYGGEKIERQINNLKRTTHIIVATPGRLIDLIERGDVDLKNIKTLVLDEADEMLSMGFKLELNRILKYTSGTRKTWLFSATMPDEIRSIIKKYMNASAKQVEVNKNVLVNANITHQFVTTTIPEKTDVIIKFLEKRHAERGIIFSRTKAGAQKLTKELQQDGFSVEALEGDMQQKERDKVMRAFKNGNLQVLVSTDVSARGIDVQNLAFVIHHQLPEQLEYYTHRSGRTARAGKRGISLALILQNERSRLAEIERTLQIQFSEISI
- a CDS encoding trimeric intracellular cation channel family protein, with protein sequence MDVIYAIDIAGTFAFAISGALVAIRKKFDVFGVIIIAFVTAVGGGMTRDVLINAHPINWIGDINYIWTILIAVAATFLFRSKIAPLRRTMFLFDTIGISVFTLLGVQKGINFNLHPFVALVMGMSSAVMGGVIRDVLTNEIPLIFHREIYASACLAGGIVYLLLYPLNINEDILFVISAGIIILVRTIAVQYKLELPRIKKDVFGK
- the recG gene encoding ATP-dependent DNA helicase RecG; translation: MNLNHPVTYIKGISVARAELLFTELGIKTCNDLLHLFPFRYIDKTQFYTINQLQQNSAEVQIVGKITGVKTVKQKRGSRLVATFSDATGTMELVWFKGVKWIKDSLKVNVPYVIYGKLNWYNGIPNMPHPEMETVKEYKSKLQMAMQPVYPSTEKLSTKGISNKVMRTMIQNLFQQAYNEIEETFPAYFIEEHQFLGKKESLLNIHFPKNQELLAKAQYRLKFEELFFIQLQLLQKKLIRKSKLKGFVFEQVGEEFTDFYNNHLPFDLTGAQKRVLKEIRKDVGSGAHMNRLLQGDVGSGKTIVALLTMLLAIDNGYQATIMAPTEILATQHYNGIIELLEKTDIKVELLTGSTKTKKRREIHESLLDGSLHILIGTHAILEEKVQFENLGIAIIDEQHRFGVAQRRKLWEKSSSDGRAIPPHILVMTATPIPRTLAMSVYGDLDISVIDELPPGRKEIKTVHRYDSNRLGVFKFLKDEIAKGRQAYVVYPLIQESEAMDYKDLMDGYESISREFPSPKYQISIVHGQMKPADKDYEMERFAKGDTQIMVATTVIEVGVNVPNASVMVIESAERFGLSQLHQLRGRVGRGAEQSYCILLSSYKLSSDGKTRLQTMVETTDGFKIAEVDLKLRGPGNIMGTQQSGVLNLKIADVVKDSPILHVARKAAINILQEDPNLSEIKNSSLLKAYEKLRKTSGIWSNIS
- a CDS encoding acyl-CoA thioesterase, with translation MNLFEQKHIVTSEEIDEYNHVNNVVYVQWMQNISDAHWKELSKNVKNIDYVWFVIRHEVDYKNQAVLGDEVTLRTWVGKTEGIRSIRHFEMYRGETLLVKSQTTFCLLDANTKKPKRITKEVTNLLLP
- a CDS encoding RsmB/NOP family class I SAM-dependent RNA methyltransferase, giving the protein MRLHRNLVFAVIDSLRDIFNEDVYADKAVEKALKRDKRWGARDRKFVAETIYDVVRWKRLYAEIANVKAPYSRPDLWRLFAVWCVLKGIQLPDWNQIEPTPTRRIKGKFDELLKTRKFRESIPDWIDEVGVQELGEEVWTKEIAALNKQAEVILRTNTLNTTKAHLQKQLASEGIDTEFIKGYDDALKLVERANVFKTEAFKKGFFEVQDASSQLVAAYLDVEPGMKVVDTCAGAGGKTLHLASLMKNKGQVIAMDIYESKLKKLKVRARRNGVHNIDTRVIDSTKVIKKLQGKADRVLIDAPCSGLGVIRRNPDSKWKLQPEFLDKIRGTQQEVLQQYSKMVKPGGKMVYATCSVLPSENQQQVEFFLASDAGKDFKFVKDEKVLSHKSGYDGFYMALLERK
- a CDS encoding MATE family efflux transporter gives rise to the protein MNTIANDLGTKSISQLILKQAIPASIGILVMSINMIVDTIFVGRWIGVLAIAAITVVLPIAFLISSIGMGVGIGGSSIISRALGANKENKAFEVFGNQISLTIALSVLFVLVGTFFSTPILRLFGANGNIIVPATEYFDVIVWGVPFLAFAMMGNPVVRAVGKPNYAMLTMLFPAIANIFLDVVFIKFMNLGMYGAGLATSISYAVSGIFILWFFISKKTELKIIPKYFKLNFSIVKEIVSLGGVTVVRQGTISILTIVLNYSLFKYGGEISIAIYGIINRVMLFALFPVLGVTQGFLPIAGYNYGANNTERVKETIKTSILFGTGIAVLIFIMIMLFPIELVGVFTEDEKLLKLTPDALIVAFLATPVITTQLIGSAYFQAAGKALPALLLTLLKQGFFLIPLVYILPKFYGVNGVWMSFPIADVLSTALTYAYLKREVKLHLN